One window from the genome of Fundidesulfovibrio magnetotacticus encodes:
- the hypF gene encoding carbamoyltransferase HypF, which produces MTGLSRERHVVAGRVQGVGFRPFVYRLALESGVTGFVRNAPEGVVIEVQGPSEALESFARSFRETLPPLALVVEHSRAGVPVVEAEEGFAILKSAAGTGHHVLVSPDIATCPDCLADMADPAGRRRDYPFTNCTNCGPRYTITRSLPYDRSVTSMACFPLCEACRAEYEDPLDRRFHAQPNACPACGPRLWLADRKGRALARNGKAVDKAAKELGRGAILALKGLGGFHLAADAFNHDAVAALRRRKRRPSKPLAVMVADLAALRALAEPSPEEARMLEGRERPIVLVRLRPGTGLSPLVSPDTMELGVMLPYTPLHHVLLARLGELRGAPAALVMTSGNASSEPLCLGNREALARLGGIADRFLLHDRDILVRTDDSVVRFLKPQGGEPRLQFLRRARGWTPSPVFLASKGPSVLGVGPELKNTVCVTKNDQAFLSQHVGDMGNLETARFHREVVEHLCGMLQVRPELAVADKHPDYLSTRWALEESGLPVARLQHHFAHVFAAMASNRLDEPVLGLALDGSGLGDDGTIWGGEFLYVDPRDLTMRRAGHFAPMRLPGGEAAIREPWRMAAACLKAVGRDPLSLGLPWIEGRAQAASLVCSMLEKGINSPVTTSCGRLFDAVSALAGLCDRAEYEGQAAIRLEAAASGLPEGSAEGYDCPLQEGDPVVLDTLALFDQAVRDILAGAAARQVSRRFHHGLCTGLAECAWNLCKKLGTRRIVLSGGVFLNGSLSTLLPKLLDARGAMIDMHWQEPPGDGCISLGQALYGKWVLEGRGEGVSG; this is translated from the coding sequence GTGACGGGGCTTTCGCGTGAGCGTCACGTGGTGGCGGGTCGGGTTCAGGGCGTGGGGTTTCGTCCCTTCGTCTACCGGCTGGCCCTGGAATCCGGCGTGACGGGGTTCGTGCGCAACGCCCCCGAGGGTGTGGTCATCGAGGTGCAGGGGCCGTCCGAGGCCCTCGAATCCTTCGCCAGGAGCTTCCGCGAGACCCTTCCGCCCCTGGCCCTGGTGGTGGAGCATTCCCGCGCAGGGGTCCCCGTCGTGGAGGCCGAGGAGGGCTTCGCCATCCTGAAGAGCGCGGCCGGGACCGGCCACCACGTGCTCGTGAGCCCGGACATCGCCACCTGCCCGGACTGCCTGGCCGACATGGCCGATCCGGCCGGACGCCGCCGCGACTATCCCTTCACCAACTGCACCAACTGCGGCCCGCGCTACACCATCACCAGGAGCCTCCCCTACGACCGCTCCGTGACCTCCATGGCCTGCTTTCCCCTCTGCGAGGCCTGCCGCGCCGAATACGAAGACCCCCTGGACCGGCGCTTCCACGCCCAGCCCAACGCCTGCCCGGCCTGCGGCCCGCGCCTCTGGCTGGCCGACCGCAAAGGGCGGGCCCTGGCCCGGAACGGCAAGGCCGTGGACAAGGCGGCGAAAGAGCTGGGCCGTGGGGCCATCCTGGCCCTCAAGGGCCTGGGAGGCTTCCATCTGGCGGCCGACGCCTTCAACCACGACGCCGTGGCCGCGCTGCGCCGCCGCAAACGCAGGCCGAGCAAACCCCTGGCCGTGATGGTGGCGGATTTGGCCGCCCTGCGCGCCCTAGCCGAGCCCTCTCCGGAGGAGGCCCGGATGCTCGAAGGGCGCGAGCGGCCCATCGTGCTGGTGCGCCTGCGGCCCGGCACGGGGCTCTCGCCGCTTGTCTCGCCCGACACCATGGAACTCGGCGTCATGCTGCCTTACACGCCCCTGCACCACGTGCTCCTGGCCCGCCTTGGGGAGTTGCGCGGCGCGCCAGCCGCCCTGGTGATGACCAGCGGCAACGCCAGCTCCGAACCCCTCTGCCTGGGCAACCGCGAGGCCCTGGCCCGCCTGGGCGGCATCGCCGACCGCTTCCTGCTGCACGATCGCGACATCCTCGTACGCACCGACGACTCCGTGGTCCGCTTCCTGAAACCCCAAGGCGGCGAGCCCAGGCTCCAGTTCCTGCGCCGCGCCAGGGGCTGGACGCCCAGTCCGGTCTTCCTGGCGTCCAAGGGGCCGAGCGTCCTGGGCGTGGGGCCGGAACTCAAGAACACCGTGTGCGTCACCAAGAACGATCAGGCCTTTCTGAGCCAGCATGTGGGCGACATGGGCAACCTGGAGACGGCCCGGTTCCACAGGGAGGTCGTCGAGCACCTGTGCGGCATGCTCCAGGTGCGCCCCGAGCTGGCGGTGGCGGACAAACACCCGGACTACCTCTCCACGCGCTGGGCTCTAGAGGAAAGCGGGCTGCCCGTGGCGCGCCTGCAGCACCACTTCGCCCACGTCTTCGCGGCCATGGCCTCCAACCGTCTGGACGAGCCCGTGCTGGGCCTTGCCCTGGACGGATCGGGCCTGGGCGACGACGGCACGATCTGGGGCGGGGAATTCCTCTACGTGGACCCGCGCGACCTGACCATGCGCCGCGCGGGGCACTTCGCGCCCATGCGCCTGCCAGGGGGCGAGGCGGCCATCCGCGAGCCGTGGCGCATGGCCGCGGCCTGCCTCAAGGCCGTAGGGCGCGACCCTCTCTCCCTGGGCCTGCCCTGGATCGAAGGGCGCGCCCAGGCCGCGTCGCTGGTCTGCTCCATGCTTGAAAAGGGGATCAACAGCCCCGTGACCACCAGCTGCGGCAGGCTCTTCGACGCCGTGAGCGCCCTGGCCGGGCTGTGCGATCGCGCGGAATACGAAGGTCAGGCCGCCATCCGCCTGGAGGCCGCCGCATCGGGGCTCCCGGAGGGAAGCGCCGAGGGCTACGATTGCCCCCTCCAGGAAGGGGACCCGGTCGTGCTGGACACCCTGGCCCTGTTCGACCAGGCAGTGCGGGACATCCTGGCGGGCGCGGCGGCGCGGCAGGTCTCCCGGCGCTTCCATCACGGTTTGTGTACGGGATTGGCTGAATGCGCATGGAACCTGTGCAAAAAACTCGGAACGCGACGTATTGTCTTGAGCGGTGGCGTATTTCTCAATGGCTCTTTGTCCACACTGCTGCCGAAGTTGCTTGACGCCAGAGGTGCAATGATAGATATGCATTGGCAAGAGCCTCCCGGGGACGGATGCATATCCCTCGGCCAGGCGCTTTACGGCAAATGGGTTCTTGAAGGACGGGGAGAAGGCGTCTCCGGGTGA
- a CDS encoding LexA family transcriptional regulator — translation MPLCSHRADTGQKSRKGSKSEFDLGFDRIREALGFKSQVRLAEVLGICQSSISDASRRGVIPGEWALKLYQKHRLNPLWVYDGLPPVFLGQAALGAADTAFAGSASFLLNYPDRSLVYFQMRDASMAPVIPKDSFVGVDTRVRGATPEGLYGVDLPLEGRTVRAVRFAPDQQGVMLHAEDDRVPPQRLSLQEAQVRLVGRVVWVMFST, via the coding sequence ATGCCTCTGTGTTCGCACCGCGCCGATACGGGCCAGAAAAGCCGCAAAGGAAGCAAATCCGAGTTCGATCTGGGGTTCGATCGCATCCGGGAGGCCCTTGGCTTCAAGTCCCAGGTTCGTCTGGCCGAGGTGCTGGGCATCTGCCAGTCGAGCATCTCCGATGCGAGTCGGCGCGGAGTCATACCCGGCGAATGGGCGCTCAAGCTCTACCAGAAGCACAGGCTGAACCCCCTCTGGGTCTACGACGGCCTTCCGCCCGTGTTCCTGGGGCAGGCGGCCCTGGGCGCGGCGGACACGGCCTTTGCGGGTTCCGCGTCGTTTCTGCTGAACTATCCCGATCGGTCGTTGGTCTATTTCCAGATGCGCGACGCCTCGATGGCCCCGGTGATCCCCAAAGACTCCTTCGTGGGCGTCGACACGCGCGTGCGGGGCGCGACGCCCGAAGGCCTCTACGGCGTGGATCTGCCGCTGGAGGGGCGCACCGTGCGCGCCGTGCGCTTCGCCCCCGACCAGCAGGGCGTGATGCTGCATGCCGAAGATGACCGTGTGCCCCCCCAACGCCTGTCTCTTCAGGAAGCGCAGGTGCGCCTTGTGGGGCGCGTTGTCTGGGTGATGTTCAGCACCTAG
- the panB gene encoding 3-methyl-2-oxobutanoate hydroxymethyltransferase, with amino-acid sequence MPDSKTTVPSVTRSKGERKLVVITAYDAGQAALAEAAGADILLVGDSLAMVVLGHPDTLSVTMDEMLHHVKAVSRGASKALVVADMPFMSYQADVAEAVRNAGRMLKEGRAQAVKVEGGAEIAPQVRAMTASGIPVVGHLGLTPQHVAAFGGFRVQARTARDARRLLDDALAVARAGAFALVLECVPREVARIVTGRVDVPTIGIGAGPDCDGQVLVYHDLLGLGGGFSPRFVKRYDDLGARTREALSRFAAEVRDGTFPGPEHGFAMNEAEWERLASDLEES; translated from the coding sequence ATGCCGGACTCCAAGACCACCGTTCCCTCCGTGACCCGCTCCAAGGGCGAGCGCAAGCTTGTGGTGATCACCGCCTACGACGCGGGCCAGGCCGCCCTGGCCGAGGCCGCCGGAGCGGACATCCTGCTGGTGGGCGATTCCCTGGCCATGGTGGTGCTCGGGCATCCCGACACCCTGAGCGTGACCATGGACGAGATGCTCCACCACGTGAAGGCCGTGTCGCGCGGGGCTTCCAAAGCCCTGGTGGTGGCGGACATGCCCTTCATGTCCTACCAGGCCGACGTGGCCGAAGCCGTGCGAAACGCCGGGCGCATGCTCAAGGAAGGCAGGGCCCAGGCCGTGAAAGTGGAAGGCGGAGCGGAGATTGCCCCCCAGGTTCGCGCCATGACGGCCTCGGGCATCCCCGTGGTGGGCCACCTGGGGCTTACCCCCCAGCACGTGGCGGCTTTCGGGGGGTTCCGCGTGCAGGCCCGCACGGCGCGCGACGCCCGCAGGCTCCTGGACGACGCCCTGGCCGTGGCCCGGGCGGGAGCGTTCGCCCTCGTGCTGGAGTGCGTCCCCCGCGAGGTGGCCCGGATCGTGACTGGGCGCGTGGACGTGCCCACCATCGGCATCGGCGCGGGACCGGATTGCGACGGCCAGGTGCTCGTCTACCACGATCTCCTGGGCCTGGGAGGCGGCTTCTCCCCGCGCTTCGTCAAGCGCTACGACGACCTGGGCGCGCGCACGCGGGAAGCCCTTTCGCGGTTCGCCGCGGAGGTGCGCGACGGAACGTTCCCTGGGCCGGAACACGGCTTCGCCATGAACGAGGCCGAGTGGGAGCGCCTTGCCTCAGATCTGGAAGAATCCTGA
- a CDS encoding LexA family transcriptional regulator has protein sequence MYNAFDEALERIKRATGARTQVDLAAILGIRQSSISDAKRRQSIPADWLLKLYRSHGLNPDWVSSGDQPQVLREGMALPVGVMEPGAGYNADKPKSRTVTVSSMTGVIAEDGSFQERPVEMISIPEPFVCPGLTVLKMEHQNMDPLLRRGAYLGLGKEQRQLRSGEIFAVAVPNEGLVIRRLFNDFENNRVILRSENPSYKEEYISATALAGNIVGRVCWVLQEL, from the coding sequence ATGTACAACGCATTCGACGAGGCTTTGGAGCGCATCAAGCGTGCGACGGGCGCACGCACTCAGGTCGATCTGGCTGCTATTCTGGGCATCCGCCAGTCGAGCATTTCCGACGCGAAAAGGCGTCAGTCCATTCCCGCGGACTGGCTGCTCAAGCTCTATCGCAGCCATGGCCTCAATCCCGACTGGGTTTCCAGCGGCGATCAGCCCCAGGTGCTGCGCGAGGGCATGGCCCTCCCCGTGGGCGTGATGGAGCCCGGGGCCGGCTACAACGCCGACAAGCCAAAATCGCGCACGGTGACCGTGAGCTCCATGACGGGCGTCATCGCCGAGGACGGCTCCTTCCAGGAGCGTCCGGTGGAGATGATCTCCATCCCCGAGCCTTTCGTCTGCCCCGGCCTCACGGTGCTCAAGATGGAGCACCAGAACATGGACCCCCTGCTGCGTCGCGGCGCCTACCTGGGTCTGGGCAAGGAGCAGCGCCAGCTGCGCTCCGGCGAGATATTCGCCGTGGCCGTGCCCAACGAGGGGCTTGTCATCCGCCGCCTCTTCAACGATTTCGAGAACAACAGGGTGATTCTTCGCAGCGAAAACCCTTCCTACAAGGAAGAATATATCTCGGCGACCGCCCTGGCCGGCAATATCGTGGGACGCGTCTGCTGGGTGCTCCAGGAGCTCTAG
- a CDS encoding TraR/DksA family transcriptional regulator: protein MTAQMLQSYAATLNAMMAHTTDKLRSSVDALANAEGLPPDIADRASMESGRNFTLLMRERDRQALEAIREALARIEAGEYGICEDCGENIAPARLAVQPMATLCVHCQGLREEDRRPSVDAASGFFQI, encoded by the coding sequence ATGACAGCCCAGATGCTCCAGTCGTATGCCGCCACCCTCAACGCCATGATGGCCCACACAACCGACAAGCTACGCTCGTCCGTGGACGCGCTGGCCAACGCGGAAGGCCTTCCGCCTGACATCGCGGACCGCGCCAGCATGGAGTCCGGCCGCAATTTCACCCTGCTCATGCGCGAACGCGACCGCCAGGCCCTGGAAGCCATCCGCGAAGCCCTGGCCCGCATCGAGGCCGGGGAGTACGGCATCTGCGAGGATTGCGGCGAGAACATCGCGCCGGCCAGACTCGCTGTCCAGCCCATGGCCACTCTCTGCGTGCACTGCCAGGGCCTGCGGGAGGAAGACCGGAGACCGTCCGTCGACGCCGCCTCAGGATTCTTCCAGATCTGA